One region of Psychrobacter sp. DAB_AL43B genomic DNA includes:
- the gloA gene encoding lactoylglutathione lyase: MINPATFNNDHLSLAQPESSVKAEGVQPISAQTTGYTFNHTMLRVKDPAKSLEFYTGVLGMTLLAVKKIPAMGFDLYFLAKLTESERENLPSGDDLEIFAFRQRGILELTHNYGTEIQADFSYHDGNQEPQGFGHICFSVPDLNAAVTWFDKNNVEFKKRPDEGSMKHIAFIKDVDGYWIEIVQADLMG, translated from the coding sequence ATGATTAATCCTGCTACTTTTAATAATGACCATTTATCGCTAGCCCAGCCTGAGAGCAGCGTAAAAGCTGAGGGCGTTCAGCCTATCTCTGCTCAGACGACAGGCTATACTTTTAACCATACTATGTTACGAGTAAAAGACCCTGCTAAGTCATTGGAGTTTTATACTGGTGTCTTAGGAATGACATTGCTAGCGGTAAAAAAAATCCCTGCGATGGGTTTTGATTTGTACTTTTTAGCCAAGCTTACCGAGAGCGAGCGTGAAAATTTGCCATCAGGTGATGATTTAGAGATTTTTGCGTTCAGACAGCGTGGAATTTTGGAATTAACCCATAACTATGGCACTGAGATACAAGCGGACTTTAGCTACCATGATGGTAACCAAGAGCCACAAGGTTTTGGTCATATTTGTTTTAGCGTACCTGATTTAAACGCTGCGGTGACTTGGTTCGATAAAAATAATGTTGAATTCAAAAAACGTCCGGATGAAGGCAGTATGAAGCATATCGCTTTTATCAAAGACGTTGACGGTTACTGGATTGAAATCGTACAAGCAGACTTAATGGGTTAA
- a CDS encoding c-type cytochrome, with translation MTQVINHKSLKSIFGITLMAATLGLTACSTPVDPDVKARQDIMKNFGDSMKVMGGMAKEPDTFDAEVFKEQATFLAEESKKPWSHFNNPEAVGGAKDAVWSNADGFKAEAENFQKVTAELATAAQSATSIDEVMPAFKPVGDSCKSCHTDFQVKKDD, from the coding sequence ATGACTCAAGTAATTAATCATAAATCACTAAAATCAATCTTCGGTATCACACTGATGGCAGCAACTTTAGGTTTAACAGCGTGTAGTACACCAGTTGACCCTGACGTCAAAGCCCGTCAAGACATCATGAAAAACTTTGGCGATTCAATGAAAGTGATGGGCGGTATGGCAAAAGAGCCTGATACCTTTGACGCTGAAGTATTTAAAGAGCAAGCAACATTTTTAGCAGAAGAGTCTAAAAAACCTTGGAGCCATTTTAATAATCCGGAAGCAGTTGGTGGTGCTAAAGATGCAGTATGGTCAAATGCTGATGGTTTTAAAGCAGAAGCAGAGAATTTTCAAAAAGTAACTGCTGAGCTAGCTACTGCTGCACAGTCAGCGACCAGCATTGATGAGGTGATGCCAGCTTTCAAACCTGTTGGTGATAGCTGTAAATCGTGCCATACAGATTTCCAAGTCAAGAAAGACGACTAA
- the hemF gene encoding oxygen-dependent coproporphyrinogen oxidase, translated as MNNDTELLIIASAVTPSNNDIMRVREFLVDLQARICQALEAQERDGSTDNNQPATFVPDDWERPEGGGGRSCVLADGQVIEKAGVMFSHIHVHNLPASATARHPDIAGRQAQAMGVSLVVHPRNPNVPTSHANVRLFIAEAEGEEPIWWFGGGFDLTPFYPVLADCVHWHQVCHDLCAPFGDSVYPDFKQWCDEYFHLRHRDEQRGIGGLFYDDVNVESRGWDFETCFKFMQAVGNGYLEGILPIFEANKETPYTEAQREFQLYRRGRYVEYNLVYDRGTLFGLQSNGRIESILVSMPPLASWHYRFEPVKGSSEFELTDFYLKPRDWLTL; from the coding sequence ATGAACAATGATACAGAGCTTTTAATAATAGCCTCAGCAGTGACGCCGAGCAATAACGATATCATGCGCGTGCGTGAGTTTTTGGTGGATTTGCAAGCACGTATCTGTCAAGCGTTAGAGGCACAAGAGCGTGACGGCAGCACTGATAACAATCAACCAGCAACCTTTGTTCCTGACGATTGGGAGCGCCCTGAAGGCGGTGGTGGTCGCTCGTGTGTGTTAGCAGATGGTCAGGTAATTGAAAAGGCGGGCGTCATGTTTAGCCATATTCATGTCCATAACCTGCCCGCCTCAGCAACCGCCCGCCATCCTGATATTGCCGGTCGCCAAGCACAGGCCATGGGTGTATCGTTGGTCGTTCACCCCAGAAACCCCAATGTCCCTACTAGCCATGCTAATGTGCGTTTGTTTATTGCCGAAGCAGAAGGCGAAGAGCCGATTTGGTGGTTTGGTGGCGGTTTTGATTTGACCCCGTTTTATCCAGTCCTTGCTGACTGTGTGCATTGGCATCAAGTCTGTCACGATCTCTGCGCCCCATTTGGTGATAGCGTTTATCCTGATTTTAAGCAATGGTGTGATGAATATTTCCATCTACGTCACCGCGATGAGCAGCGCGGTATCGGCGGCTTGTTTTATGATGATGTCAACGTTGAGAGTCGTGGCTGGGATTTTGAGACTTGTTTTAAATTCATGCAAGCCGTCGGTAATGGCTACCTTGAGGGTATTTTACCCATCTTTGAGGCAAATAAAGAAACGCCATATACCGAAGCACAGCGTGAATTTCAGCTATATCGTCGCGGACGCTATGTTGAATACAACCTCGTTTATGACCGAGGTACGCTGTTTGGCTTACAAAGCAACGGGCGTATCGAATCTATCTTAGTCAGTATGCCACCGCTTGCGAGCTGGCATTATCGCTTTGAGCCTGTCAAAGGATCGTCTGAGTTTGAATTGACTGATTTCTATCTAAAACCGCGCGATTGGTTGACTTTATAG
- the ribA gene encoding GTP cyclohydrolase II has protein sequence MSYQFITSAKLPTRHGEFDIHIFENDAGQEHVMLTVGLSVVNDTNIIDTSHPHDAVLNQKNATLSERPVPLIRIHSECLTGDAFSSLKCDCGPQLNTAMQAIQEMGCGAILYLRQEGRGIGLTNKIRAYALQDQGHDTLDANLMLGLPADARIYDMCGPMLAHVGVDAVRLITNNPDKVAYLTEHGIDVVERVPLVVGVNDMNAEYLATKRDRMGHLFDKEFNTALHLNK, from the coding sequence ATGTCATATCAATTTATCACTAGCGCCAAGCTGCCTACTCGTCACGGCGAGTTTGATATTCATATCTTTGAAAACGATGCTGGTCAAGAGCACGTGATGCTCACCGTTGGTCTCTCTGTGGTCAATGACACGAATATTATCGATACTTCACACCCACATGATGCAGTATTAAATCAAAAAAATGCGACATTATCAGAGCGACCTGTTCCACTGATACGTATTCATTCTGAGTGTTTGACCGGTGATGCTTTTAGCTCCTTGAAGTGTGATTGCGGTCCACAACTGAATACTGCTATGCAGGCGATACAAGAGATGGGCTGCGGCGCTATCTTATATTTGCGCCAAGAAGGTCGAGGTATTGGTCTGACCAATAAAATTCGCGCTTATGCCCTGCAAGATCAGGGACACGATACGTTAGATGCCAATCTCATGTTAGGTTTACCGGCCGATGCGCGCATTTATGATATGTGCGGACCCATGCTTGCCCATGTCGGCGTCGATGCTGTGCGCCTTATCACCAATAATCCTGATAAAGTTGCTTACTTAACGGAGCACGGAATCGATGTCGTTGAACGGGTGCCGTTAGTCGTTGGGGTTAACGATATGAATGCTGAATATCTAGCGACCAAGCGCGATCGCATGGGACATCTGTTTGATAAAGAATTCAATACCGCCTTACACCTTAATAAATAG
- the dxs gene encoding 1-deoxy-D-xylulose-5-phosphate synthase yields the protein MQQSPYSPQSQSLSASAIASAVPLSNLQQTYAAIPRERPHTPLLDTVDLPADLKAFSTDQLITLADELRLFLLYSAGQSGGHFGANLGVIELTVALHYLLDTPQDQIVWDVGHQAYAHKILTGRREQLGTIRSKDGLTAFPERAESVYDTFGVGHSSTSISAGLGMSLALRYQGLSQTVACIIGDGAMTGGMAFEAMNDAVQQDADLMVILNDNDMSISCSIGGFSRHLAVLWESGYQVDISDTGEPILCQRPDMQAFDRRKRHKELRDVPQLEDNLFKAIGFAYFGPFDGHNIPELLRVLSIAKQVKGPVLVHIYTTKGKGFGPAELDPVGYHAISRLPLEDDTKATEVSINPSKALLKYSQVFGQFLCDKAAADDQLLAITPAMEEGSGMIEFARQFPKRFFDVAIAEQHAVTLAGGMATQGVKPIVAIYSTFLQRGYDQLIHDIALQNLDVMFAIDRAGLVGEDGATHAGVFDFAFLRCVPNMLIAAPKDENECYHLLNTCYEYQGCTAVRYPRGVGTGATITQPAQVYNIGEAVVESVLGQDDAPNKLALLAFGTMVATAEQAAEVITSNPSSASSCQVHVVNMRWVKPLDTKLLESLLAQDITHIVTLEEHMIMGGAGSAVNEYLLNESAAFKVNRPTICNIGIPDRFVAHGSQAEQMADCGLDVEGVVQQLYKLLS from the coding sequence ATGCAGCAGTCACCTTATTCCCCACAGTCTCAGTCATTATCTGCGTCAGCCATTGCTTCTGCTGTACCGCTATCAAACCTGCAACAGACTTATGCAGCGATTCCACGTGAGCGTCCACATACGCCACTGCTTGATACTGTAGATTTACCCGCTGATCTTAAAGCTTTTAGCACCGATCAGCTAATAACATTGGCTGATGAGCTACGGCTTTTTTTGTTGTATTCAGCGGGTCAAAGTGGCGGTCATTTCGGTGCCAACTTGGGCGTGATTGAGTTGACCGTGGCGCTGCATTATTTATTGGATACGCCGCAAGATCAGATTGTTTGGGATGTTGGTCATCAAGCGTATGCCCATAAAATACTAACGGGCCGCCGTGAGCAATTAGGTACTATTCGTTCAAAAGATGGTTTGACGGCTTTTCCTGAACGTGCCGAATCTGTCTACGATACGTTTGGGGTTGGGCATTCATCGACTTCCATCTCAGCAGGTCTGGGCATGAGCCTAGCGTTACGCTATCAAGGCCTTTCGCAAACGGTTGCTTGTATTATTGGTGATGGGGCGATGACAGGCGGCATGGCCTTTGAAGCCATGAATGATGCCGTGCAACAAGATGCTGATTTGATGGTGATTTTAAACGACAATGATATGTCGATATCGTGCTCTATTGGTGGGTTCTCACGTCATTTAGCGGTGTTATGGGAGTCAGGATATCAGGTTGATATCTCTGATACCGGCGAGCCGATATTATGTCAGCGCCCTGATATGCAAGCCTTTGACCGACGTAAGCGTCATAAAGAGCTGCGCGATGTACCGCAACTAGAGGACAATCTATTTAAAGCCATTGGCTTTGCTTATTTTGGTCCTTTTGATGGTCATAATATTCCTGAGCTGCTGCGCGTATTATCGATTGCAAAGCAAGTAAAGGGTCCGGTTTTAGTGCACATTTATACCACTAAAGGTAAGGGCTTTGGACCAGCTGAACTTGATCCAGTGGGCTATCACGCCATTAGCAGATTGCCTCTTGAGGATGATACTAAAGCTACAGAAGTCAGTATAAACCCAAGCAAAGCCCTTTTAAAATACTCGCAAGTGTTCGGACAGTTCTTATGTGATAAAGCGGCAGCTGACGATCAGCTACTCGCAATTACCCCAGCCATGGAAGAAGGATCGGGGATGATTGAGTTTGCTCGTCAATTCCCAAAACGTTTTTTTGATGTTGCCATTGCTGAGCAACACGCAGTGACGTTGGCTGGTGGAATGGCTACCCAAGGCGTCAAGCCAATTGTCGCGATTTATTCGACTTTTTTGCAGCGCGGTTATGATCAGCTTATTCACGATATTGCTCTGCAAAACCTTGATGTGATGTTTGCGATTGATCGTGCTGGTTTAGTCGGTGAAGATGGCGCAACTCACGCTGGTGTATTCGATTTTGCCTTTTTACGCTGCGTTCCTAATATGCTGATTGCGGCGCCAAAAGATGAAAACGAATGCTATCATTTGCTAAATACCTGTTATGAATATCAAGGATGTACGGCAGTACGCTACCCACGCGGTGTAGGCACTGGAGCGACTATTACCCAGCCAGCACAAGTTTATAATATTGGTGAAGCGGTGGTAGAGTCGGTATTGGGTCAAGATGATGCGCCCAATAAATTGGCGTTATTAGCGTTTGGCACCATGGTTGCAACGGCTGAACAAGCAGCAGAAGTTATCACTTCTAATCCTTCATCAGCATCAAGCTGTCAGGTGCATGTGGTCAATATGCGCTGGGTGAAGCCTTTAGATACTAAGCTATTAGAAAGTCTATTAGCACAAGATATCACTCATATAGTTACTTTAGAAGAACATATGATTATGGGCGGCGCTGGCAGTGCAGTAAATGAGTATTTACTAAACGAATCTGCTGCTTTTAAAGTCAATCGTCCAACCATCTGTAATATAGGTATCCCTGATCGCTTTGTTGCGCATGGCTCTCAAGCGGAACAAATGGCTGATTGCGGTTTAGATGTAGAGGGCGTAGTCCAGCAGCTGTATAAGCTGTTGTCCTAA
- a CDS encoding inositol monophosphatase family protein: MEPMVVIAARAAEKVGKEILYAHQNRHKIELDIESKGLDGLVTRIDRFSEELTIETLKASYPNHSFLGEEFGMQEGRGEDADWCWIIDPLDGTKNFVHGVPQFCVSIAVQHKGVTQHGVIYDPVRDEMFSASRGKGARLNQRRINVSERKTIDGGLFTTGHPLERKRNGEVISYAKEHFESLQKVSEAGGQIRRLGSAALDLCYVAAGRFDGYFEMSIKPWDIAAGELIVTEARGVVVDHTGAHNSMTSGSIFACNIKLLKPLMQVVVPAWGDAV, encoded by the coding sequence ATGGAACCCATGGTCGTCATCGCAGCGCGTGCTGCTGAAAAAGTCGGTAAAGAGATTTTATACGCGCATCAAAATCGTCACAAAATCGAGCTGGATATTGAGTCAAAAGGACTTGATGGACTGGTCACACGTATTGATCGTTTTAGCGAAGAGCTGACGATTGAGACGTTAAAAGCCAGCTATCCGAATCATTCGTTTTTGGGTGAAGAGTTTGGCATGCAAGAAGGTCGCGGTGAAGACGCTGATTGGTGCTGGATTATTGATCCGCTAGATGGTACCAAAAACTTCGTTCATGGCGTGCCACAGTTTTGTGTTTCTATCGCGGTACAACATAAAGGCGTCACCCAGCACGGTGTCATTTATGATCCCGTCCGTGATGAGATGTTTTCTGCCAGCCGTGGTAAGGGTGCACGTTTAAACCAGCGCCGTATCAACGTCAGTGAACGTAAAACCATTGATGGTGGATTATTTACTACGGGTCATCCTCTTGAGCGTAAGCGCAATGGTGAAGTGATTTCTTATGCAAAAGAGCATTTTGAAAGCTTACAAAAGGTTTCTGAAGCGGGTGGTCAAATTCGCCGTTTAGGTTCAGCAGCGCTTGATTTGTGCTATGTAGCTGCTGGTCGTTTTGATGGCTACTTTGAGATGTCAATCAAGCCTTGGGATATTGCTGCTGGTGAGCTTATCGTCACCGAAGCCCGCGGTGTGGTGGTTGATCATACAGGCGCGCATAACTCGATGACATCAGGCTCTATCTTTGCTTGTAATATAAAATTATTAAAACCTTTGATGCAAGTGGTTGTACCAGCGTGGGGCGACGCGGTATAG
- a CDS encoding WS/DGAT/MGAT family O-acyltransferase: protein MRLLTAVDQLFLLLESRKQPMHVGGLFLFELPENADSNFVCQLIKQMQDSDVPPTFPFNQVLEHLIFWKKDKHFDVEHHLHHIALPQPARVRELLMYVSREHGRLLDRAMPLWECHVIEGIQPESEGSPERFALYFKIHHSLVDGIAAMRLVKKSLSQSPTEPVTLPIWSLMARYRNQIDAILPKERSALRILKEQVSTIKPVFTELLDNLKNYGDDSYVNTFAAPMSVLNKRISASRRIAAQSYDIQRFNDIAERLNISKNDVVLAVCSGAIRRYLLSIDALPSKPLIAFVPMSLRTDDSVAGNQLSFVLTNLGTHLDDPLSRIELIHRSMNNGKRRFRRMNQAQVINYSVVSYAWEGINLATGLFPKKQAFNLIISNVPGSEKPLYWNGARLQSLYPASIVFNGQAMNITLASYLDKIEFGITACSKALPRIQDMLILIEEELQLLESVSKELEFKGITVEDKRVKKTKKLAP, encoded by the coding sequence ATGCGACTTCTCACAGCAGTCGACCAGTTGTTCTTACTTCTTGAGTCGCGTAAACAACCCATGCATGTTGGGGGTCTATTTCTATTTGAATTACCAGAAAATGCCGATAGCAATTTTGTTTGTCAGTTAATAAAACAGATGCAAGACTCTGATGTACCGCCCACTTTTCCCTTTAACCAAGTGCTTGAACATCTGATATTTTGGAAAAAAGACAAACATTTTGATGTTGAACATCACCTGCATCATATCGCTCTACCCCAGCCGGCACGCGTACGTGAACTGCTGATGTATGTCTCAAGAGAGCATGGTCGGCTGCTAGACCGCGCTATGCCATTGTGGGAATGTCATGTCATTGAAGGTATTCAACCAGAAAGCGAAGGTAGCCCTGAACGCTTTGCCTTGTACTTTAAGATTCATCACTCTTTGGTTGATGGCATTGCTGCCATGCGCCTCGTCAAAAAGTCCTTATCACAATCGCCCACCGAGCCAGTTACGTTGCCAATTTGGTCTTTAATGGCACGCTATCGCAATCAGATCGATGCTATTTTACCCAAAGAGCGCTCTGCGTTACGAATCCTCAAAGAGCAAGTATCTACGATTAAACCTGTATTTACAGAACTGCTGGATAATCTAAAAAATTACGGCGACGACAGTTATGTCAACACCTTTGCTGCGCCGATGAGTGTTCTCAATAAGCGTATCTCAGCATCACGGCGAATAGCAGCACAGTCTTATGATATACAGCGCTTCAATGATATTGCCGAGCGATTAAATATTAGTAAAAATGATGTGGTTCTCGCTGTATGCTCTGGCGCAATTCGTCGTTATTTACTCTCTATTGATGCTTTACCTAGTAAACCACTTATCGCCTTTGTACCGATGTCTTTACGTACGGATGATAGCGTGGCGGGCAATCAGCTGTCGTTTGTATTGACCAATTTAGGCACGCACCTAGACGATCCATTAAGTAGAATTGAGCTCATTCATCGCAGTATGAATAATGGCAAACGCCGCTTTCGGCGGATGAATCAAGCGCAAGTCATCAACTACAGTGTGGTCTCTTATGCTTGGGAGGGGATTAATTTGGCGACCGGTCTATTCCCTAAAAAGCAAGCCTTTAACCTTATCATCTCGAATGTCCCTGGCTCTGAAAAGCCGCTATACTGGAATGGGGCACGTCTACAATCCTTATATCCCGCTTCGATTGTCTTTAATGGACAAGCGATGAATATTACGCTGGCTAGCTACTTGGATAAAATTGAATTTGGTATTACCGCTTGTAGTAAAGCATTACCGCGGATACAAGACATGCTGATTTTGATAGAAGAAGAATTGCAGCTATTGGAAAGTGTCAGTAAAGAGCTTGAGTTTAAGGGTATAACCGTTGAAGACAAAAGGGTTAAAAAAACAAAAAAGCTGGCTCCATAA
- a CDS encoding thiazole synthase — translation MSQAATSTTNALPLSQDTFTVGSRTFSSRLLVGTGKYKDMTETGAAISASAAEIVTVAIRRTNIGQNSDEPNLLDVISPDKYTILPNTAGCFDAETAIRTCKLARELLGGHNLVKLEVLGDEKTLYPNVMETLKAAKVLIDDGFEVMVYTSDDPIVAQELESMGCVAIMPLGSLIGSGLGLLNRHTLSLIIENANVPVLVDAGVGTASDAAIAMELGCDGVLMNSAIANAQNPVMMAQAMKHAVWAGRQAFLAGRMPMRKMATASSPQTGYFFQ, via the coding sequence ATGTCACAAGCTGCAACTTCTACTACCAATGCGCTGCCACTTTCGCAAGATACGTTTACTGTGGGCAGTCGTACCTTTTCTTCTCGATTGCTGGTTGGTACGGGTAAGTATAAAGATATGACTGAAACTGGAGCCGCCATCAGCGCTTCAGCAGCAGAGATAGTGACAGTCGCTATTCGTCGAACCAACATTGGTCAAAATAGTGATGAGCCCAATTTACTTGATGTGATTTCACCTGATAAATACACTATTTTACCTAATACGGCGGGCTGTTTTGATGCAGAAACGGCGATTCGTACTTGCAAGCTTGCTCGTGAGCTATTAGGTGGGCATAATCTAGTTAAACTTGAAGTATTAGGTGATGAAAAAACCTTGTATCCAAATGTGATGGAAACCTTAAAAGCAGCAAAAGTATTGATTGACGATGGTTTTGAAGTCATGGTGTATACCTCCGACGACCCTATCGTCGCCCAAGAGCTTGAAAGCATGGGCTGCGTGGCAATTATGCCACTTGGTAGCTTGATTGGCTCTGGTCTTGGCCTGCTCAATCGCCACACGCTGAGTCTGATTATTGAAAATGCCAACGTACCGGTGTTGGTTGATGCAGGTGTCGGTACGGCCTCTGATGCTGCGATTGCCATGGAGCTTGGTTGTGATGGCGTACTGATGAATTCAGCGATTGCCAATGCACAAAATCCTGTCATGATGGCACAGGCGATGAAGCACGCTGTTTGGGCAGGACGTCAGGCGTTCTTAGCCGGTCGTATGCCGATGCGCAAAATGGCAACTGCCAGCTCACCGCAGACAGGATACTTTTTTCAGTAG
- the gspE gene encoding type II secretion system ATPase GspE, translating into MQLPYSFAKRHQILAILAIDPELPPTLVLTKATPLPAINEAVRFLQQQGVRGVPTYESVSSDDFEKRMNAAYAGNTGESQHIAAGLEDHPDLDSLADSVPETEDLMDQQDDAPIIRLINALLSEAIRLNASDIHIETFEKRLVVRFRVDGELKEIITPKRQLAPLLVSRIKVMAKLDIAEKRVPQDGRISLRLAGREVDVRVSTLPSSFGERVVMRLLDKQAGRLNMTYLGLSDNDYSELKRLIHRPHGIILVTGPTGSGKTTTLYSALTDLNDQTRNILTAEDPIEFQLDGIGQTQVNNKVDMTFAKSLRAMLRQDPDVVMVGEIRDLETAEIAVQASLTGHLVLSTLHTNTAIGAVTRLQDMGVEPFLLSSSLIGVVAQRLVRTLCTHCHSWQVADSEQAKLFTEIGLGLNTLKSGVESINLPKPVGCDKCNQSGFKGRTAIYEVVPVDDALRRMIHSNTAEYELEEYARQKTPSIRADGLRKVIAGRTTLEEVLRVTKESALLEDALIV; encoded by the coding sequence ATGCAACTGCCGTACAGTTTTGCGAAACGCCATCAGATTTTGGCCATCCTTGCCATTGATCCTGAGCTACCACCGACGTTGGTGCTGACCAAAGCCACGCCATTGCCAGCGATTAATGAAGCGGTGCGGTTTTTACAGCAGCAGGGCGTACGCGGCGTGCCAACTTATGAAAGCGTCAGCTCGGATGATTTTGAAAAACGCATGAATGCCGCTTATGCTGGCAACACAGGCGAATCACAGCATATCGCCGCTGGACTCGAAGACCATCCTGACTTGGATAGCTTGGCGGACAGCGTCCCTGAAACTGAAGATTTGATGGATCAACAAGACGATGCGCCCATTATTCGTCTGATTAATGCGTTATTGTCCGAAGCAATCCGTCTAAATGCTTCAGATATTCATATCGAAACTTTTGAGAAGCGTTTGGTTGTACGCTTTCGGGTCGATGGTGAGCTAAAAGAAATCATCACGCCAAAGCGCCAATTGGCACCATTATTAGTATCGCGTATCAAGGTCATGGCTAAATTGGATATCGCCGAAAAGCGTGTGCCACAAGATGGTCGTATTAGCTTGCGACTGGCAGGACGAGAAGTTGATGTGCGGGTATCGACATTGCCATCGAGCTTCGGTGAGCGCGTGGTTATGCGCTTACTTGATAAGCAAGCGGGGCGTCTGAATATGACCTATTTAGGGCTGTCTGATAATGATTATAGCGAACTAAAACGCTTAATTCATCGTCCGCATGGAATTATCCTAGTGACAGGACCCACAGGTTCAGGCAAGACCACCACACTCTATTCGGCATTGACCGATTTAAATGATCAGACCCGTAATATCTTGACCGCTGAAGATCCGATTGAGTTTCAGCTTGATGGTATTGGGCAAACGCAAGTCAATAACAAAGTCGATATGACCTTTGCCAAGAGCTTGCGCGCGATGTTGCGTCAAGATCCAGACGTGGTAATGGTTGGTGAAATTCGGGATTTAGAGACGGCAGAAATCGCTGTGCAAGCATCTTTGACGGGACATTTGGTACTATCAACCCTGCATACCAATACGGCTATTGGTGCGGTCACGCGCTTACAAGATATGGGCGTTGAGCCGTTTTTATTATCGTCATCACTGATTGGGGTGGTTGCACAGCGTTTGGTGCGTACTTTATGCACCCACTGTCATAGCTGGCAGGTTGCTGATAGCGAACAAGCCAAACTGTTTACTGAAATTGGTTTGGGGTTAAATACGCTCAAGAGTGGTGTTGAATCCATTAACCTTCCCAAACCAGTTGGCTGCGACAAATGTAATCAGTCAGGCTTTAAAGGGCGGACGGCGATATATGAAGTGGTGCCGGTTGATGATGCCTTGCGCCGTATGATTCATAGTAATACTGCCGAGTATGAGCTAGAAGAGTACGCACGCCAAAAGACACCATCGATTCGTGCTGATGGTCTACGCAAGGTAATAGCGGGGCGTACAACGCTAGAAGAAGTGCTACGAGTGACCAAAGAAAGCGCCCTACTTGAGGACGCTTTAATCGTTTAA
- a CDS encoding RidA family protein, with amino-acid sequence MSKMISKIAPTFLSKALLIGACTLGFAVSATAAPVTNTATITKSSPVFLGDGGNYPFSEAVRVGDTLYMSGQIGFKDGKLVKGGVKAEAKQALDNINTTLLKYGYQKSDIVKCMAMLTDMDDFDDFNKVYKAELAKPYPVRSAFGVAELAAGASVEVECIAAK; translated from the coding sequence ATGTCCAAAATGATTTCCAAAATAGCGCCTACTTTTTTATCCAAGGCATTGCTCATCGGAGCCTGTACATTAGGATTTGCCGTTAGCGCGACGGCGGCACCAGTGACCAATACCGCTACTATTACTAAGTCTAGCCCTGTGTTTTTAGGTGACGGCGGCAATTATCCTTTCTCAGAAGCAGTACGTGTCGGCGATACTTTATATATGTCTGGTCAGATTGGCTTTAAAGATGGCAAGCTGGTCAAAGGTGGTGTCAAAGCCGAAGCCAAACAAGCACTAGATAATATCAATACCACCTTATTAAAATACGGCTATCAAAAGTCAGATATCGTCAAATGTATGGCGATGCTCACCGACATGGACGATTTTGATGACTTTAATAAAGTCTATAAAGCTGAATTGGCTAAGCCCTACCCGGTACGCTCTGCCTTTGGCGTCGCAGAACTGGCGGCAGGCGCGAGCGTTGAGGTTGAATGTATCGCTGCAAAATAA
- a CDS encoding DUF4442 domain-containing protein codes for MSGLLKKLPIKLSNKLPAKVSDNARSSVEKPNSTLKPISNQFTKLLSITKYLPAGARSSILSKAFGKVVPYVGTTGIYYETVEPNQVVVSLNNTKAVQNHIGSIHAVAITLLAETATGFILGLNLPADRVLLIKSYSVNFYRPIKKGQMAAVASLSDEQRLDILNTPKGEMVIPCVIHDRESDSDRDPIVVEMTWAWIPKSELEARRQGKASEGSVESDSESNTKAEVETEQGNQSATNDEVATSK; via the coding sequence ATGTCAGGATTATTAAAAAAACTCCCTATCAAACTGAGCAATAAACTACCCGCTAAAGTATCTGACAACGCAAGATCAAGTGTCGAAAAACCAAACAGCACCCTAAAACCCATCAGCAATCAATTCACCAAACTGTTATCTATCACCAAATACCTGCCTGCTGGAGCACGCTCGAGCATTTTATCAAAAGCGTTTGGTAAAGTGGTACCTTATGTGGGCACGACGGGCATCTATTATGAGACGGTTGAGCCAAACCAAGTGGTGGTCAGTTTAAACAATACCAAAGCGGTGCAAAACCATATCGGCTCCATCCATGCAGTTGCTATTACCTTGCTTGCTGAGACAGCGACGGGCTTTATCTTAGGCTTAAATTTACCCGCTGATCGTGTACTATTGATTAAATCTTATTCGGTGAATTTTTATCGTCCGATTAAAAAAGGGCAAATGGCCGCCGTAGCGAGCTTATCTGATGAACAGCGCTTAGATATTTTAAATACACCAAAAGGCGAGATGGTTATTCCGTGCGTCATTCATGACCGTGAGTCTGACAGTGATCGCGACCCGATCGTGGTCGAGATGACATGGGCTTGGATACCCAAATCTGAATTAGAAGCGCGCCGCCAAGGCAAAGCCAGCGAAGGTTCGGTGGAGTCTGATAGTGAGTCTAATACCAAAGCAGAAGTAGAAACCGAGCAAGGCAATCAATCAGCTACTAATGATGAGGTTGCTACAAGCAAATAA